The Pseudomonadota bacterium nucleotide sequence AGCCGAAAGTATGCTTTATTGGCACCGCCAGCGGTGATGCTCAAAGCTATATTGATCGCTTCTACTCTAGTCTCAAAAAACTGAAATGTGAACCATCTCATCTTAGCCTTTTTAAGGGTCACACTGTTGAGATTGAAACGTTTATTCTCGATCAGGATATTTTGTATGTTGGCGGAGGGAACACCCGTAACCTTTTGGCCCTCTGGAAGGACTGGGGTCTCGATATTGCTATTCGCAAAGCTTACGAAAATGGAACTGTCCTGGCTGGAGTCAGTGCAGGTTCAATTTGTTGGTTTGAGCAAGGTGTGACAGATTCAGTCCCAGGCCGCCTTTCAAGTCTGAAATGCTTGGGTTGGCTTAAGGGCAGCAATTGTCCACATTATGATGGTGAGGCAGAACGTCGCCCCTCCTATCATCAACTCCTCAGAAGCGGTGAGATTCTTCCGGGTTTGGCAACTGAGGACGGCGTTGCTGCTCATTACATCAATGAAAAACTAAAAGAAATTGTTTCGTCGCACCCAGATAAAAAGGCATATTCACTCAGTCTTAAAAATAGTGAGCCTGTTGAGGAGGTTCATTCAGCAAAGTATTTGGGTGGCGAATCATTGCTAGTGCGAAGAGCTGCTGTTCAAGATGCGGAAGCTATTCATCTCGCTCATATGAAGTCCATTCAGGAGATTTGCTCAAAAGACTATTCTCTTCAGGAGATTCAGGTGTGGGGGCATCGTCCTTATCGCGCGGATCAAAGGGTTGGCTCAATCAAGAATGACTTGGTTTGGGTTGTCGAGGACAATGGGATTATTGAGGGGTACGGTCACCTCAAGATATTTGAGAAAGAGAGATTAAAGCACGGGCAAATTTTTGGCCTTTATCTTACACCAAAAGTTGTTGGCAAATCTTTAGGTAAAGCGATTGTTGATATGATGCTAGAAGAGATCAAAACCGCGAAAGTGGAGCGAGTCACCCTCCATGCTACGATCACAGCTCAAAATTTTTACCGCAAGATCGGCTTCACGGATACTGGTCCTGAAACCACCGTCGAAATCAGCGGTACGCCGATACGGTGCTATCCTATGAAGATGGAACTACAAGTTAACTCTTAAAAGGATAGTGAAGATCAATTCACTTTCCGCGAAAGATCATTGGTACAGGGATACGGCCATAAAGTTAAGGACTCAAGCACCCACAAGTGGTGTTTAGTTCCCCCGGCATCAAGCTGAAATTAAGCCTGATTAGAGTGCTGCTATGCTGCCCACCTCTCTTAACTTAATGGCCGTGGGTACGGGTTGACTTCTGGTCTACTACTTAGCTTGTCCCCTAGTGTTCTTCTGGTAGGCTAAAACGTGAATTGATCTTCCTATTCTTAATCGCACGCCTGGGCATTTATACCTAGCCACTCTGGAGAGTGGCGTTCCCAGCGCTTCGCCGCATCGTGGAGCAAAAGTGACCCGGTACCAATGATCAATACCAATGATCCATCACAGCAATACATTAATGATGCCCCCGAAGGTATTTTGCTTTCCACGCCTCTCTATAAATATTGGTCATACCGATCATGACTGAAGTGGTCCAGGCTAATGAAAATAAGCCCGTAAAGGTAATAAAGAATGCGAGTGTTCTCCATCCGTATGGAAGGTTGTCAGTAGCAAAACCTACCGTGGTGTAACAGCTCCCAGAAAATATAACTGCCAATAAAACGTTGCTAATCAAACCGAGCTTCAACAGAAAGAAAGCCCATATCAATACTTCAAAGATATGAATCAGGGCAATAAAGATAAAAGCTACATAAAAGTGAATAAATATCCAGTTGTACTCTTTATAGGCCAAGTTATTTGTAGTTTGGCGTTCAAACCTCATGATGACGTGGTTGATAGCGCTTCCATGAAAAACAAGTACTACCAACAAGAGTGCAGTGCCGACCAGAATCTCTCTTGCTAGTAGCCATAGAAATGAAAATTGGGTTAATTCAGTATCCATGGGAGTCGTTTTAAGGTTATTAGTCGATATTAGAAGCCAATTGTGAAGGATAAAGGATAGTAAGATCAATTCACTTTCCGCAAGTAGCTGACCTGCAGTCTAGACATTGCAACAGAACCCTTGAATAAGTATTGGTACAGTGTGACTTCTGGTCTACTACTTAGCTTGTCCCCTAGTGTTCTTCTGGTAGGCTAAAAAGTGAATTGATCTTCCTATCCTTAATCGTACACCTGAGCATTTATACCTAGCCACTCTGGAGAGTGGCGTTCCCAGCGCTTCGCCGCATCGTGGAGCAAAAGTGACCCCAAACTAAATATTTATTACCAAATATTTATAGGGGCAATCGTTCAGGCATATGGCGGAAAGTCAAAGTACCTTAGAAAAGATACTCCGCCCTATTTACCCTAGCCCTCGACCGCATCATTCCCCATCTTATGATGAGAAGCGACCCCGCGATCTGAGCTCTCTAGAAAGGCCACCAGATCAAGTGCCCTTTGGCACCCCTCAGCCACCGTGCGAGAATATGCTACTCGCTCCTTGAAGACCTTGCCCTGTACCTCTGGAACCGCAGAGGTAAAGACTATCCTATAGATCTCTCGCAGTGTTGCTAGATCCTCTCGAGTTCCCCCGTTCCTCTCTAGCCCGATACGATTAAGCCCCTGAATAGTCGCGCGGTCGCCCTGCGCCATACAATATGGTGGGATATCCTGCGCGACCATCGCCCCAGCTCCGATCATAGATACATCCCCCAGTCGAACGAACTGGTGAATACCGGAGAGACCCCCTACGATCACCCCGCTGCCGAGCGTAACGTGTCCTGCAAGTGCAGCGCCGTTGGCGATAACACACCGACTGCCCACTATTGAATCGTGCCCAACGTGGGTGTTTGCCATAAAGAGGTTATGGTCACCTATCGATGTGCGCATAATACCGCCCTCGGTTCCAGGCTGGAGGGTCACGCACTCGCGGATTATATTGTGGCTTCCGATATGAAGCTCGCTTGGCTCTCCATGATATTTAAGATCTTGCGGCGCTGCCCCAATTGATGAGAACTGGTAGAATATATTCTCGTCGCCAATCCTCGTTCGACCCTCAATAACGACGTGCGATCTGACAACGTTATTAGCCCCTATAACTACATCTGGCCCGATGATTGAAAAAGGCCCGACTGTAGTGCCCT carries:
- a CDS encoding GNAT family N-acetyltransferase, which produces MKSIQEICSKDYSLQEIQVWGHRPYRADQRVGSIKNDLVWVVEDNGIIEGYGHLKIFEKERLKHGQIFGLYLTPKVVGKSLGKAIVDMMLEEIKTAKVERVTLHATITAQNFYRKIGFTDTGPETTVEISGTPIRCYPMKMELQVNS
- the lpxA gene encoding acyl-ACP--UDP-N-acetylglucosamine O-acyltransferase, whose protein sequence is MSSQSIHPKAIVSSSAKLGEGTTVGPFSIIGPDVVIGANNVVRSHVVIEGRTRIGDENIFYQFSSIGAAPQDLKYHGEPSELHIGSHNIIRECVTLQPGTEGGIMRTSIGDHNLFMANTHVGHDSIVGSRCVIANGAALAGHVTLGSGVIVGGLSGIHQFVRLGDVSMIGAGAMVAQDIPPYCMAQGDRATIQGLNRIGLERNGGTREDLATLREIYRIVFTSAVPEVQGKVFKERVAYSRTVAEGCQRALDLVAFLESSDRGVASHHKMGNDAVEG